From the Coleofasciculus sp. FACHB-T130 genome, the window TCTAGTTGCTCGTAAGCTCGCTGTAATGCTTCTTCTGCCCGTTTGCGCTCGGTAATTTCCCGACCTTCTGGAATTAATAGCACCACTTGTCCTGTCTCGTCTTTCACAGGTTTGAGCGAGGCATCAACAAACATTGTGCCTTGAGGAGTGGGCAGATTCCCTTCAAAACGAACAAAGTTACCGTTTGCTGCTTCGGTAATCGCTGCTTTCCACTGATTCAGGAATTCGGTGGGTAGGTTCCAAACTTCATCCCAAAATGGACGACCGACTATATCCGCCGCCTTAATTCCAACGAACTCTAGCGCTGTTTGATTAATCTCTAAGACAGTGCCATCCGGTTTTAGTAATCCAATGAATTGAAATGTTTGGTTAAAAATGGCGCGGAACCGTCTTTCACTTTCGCGTAGCGCTTCCTCCACTTGCTGACGCTCTAGTATTTCGTTTCTCAGCGCCAGGTTTACCGCTTCTAATTCTGCTGGACTAGGGAGAACCAGCGCTTTAGGGATCAATTCTGACAGCAGCACCGCCGTACCGAGGGAGACAATTGCAGTAAAAGCTTTGATCCATCCGGCTAGCCAGTAAGTAGGATGCCACAGCGTCCAGATTTCCATTAGATGAGTGGTGCCGCAGGCGATGATAAAGCTGCCAAACAGCAGAAAAATCCAGTTAAAAGGCACATCTCGTCTTTTGTAGACGAAATAGACCAGCATGAATGAAATCGAATAATATGCCAGCGCAATCAAAGCATCTGACGAAACATGAAGCCAAACTAAATCTGGCTTCCATAGATAGCAGTGTCCGTGGGGAATAAACCCTGCTGAAGCCAAAAGGGTTCTCAGGAAATCTGGCATGAAGTGTCCCTCATGTTGTGCTTGGTGATAAGATTTTCCTCGCCAATTCTCGTCTTCAGTTAGGCTAAGGGCGATCGCATTTCTTGGCAGTGATTCGTTTCACACGACTACCGCAATCATTGCGTCAAATAGTGTCTGTGATGCCAGTGCCTCACGCGCACTGGCACCGGAAAGGCAAAACAAAAATGAAGGATGGGGGATGCATAAAACTAGCGCCATGTTTCGGGCGATTAGGCTAGAATTGTTAAGGCTTCTTTACAGGATTTATGTTAAATCCCAAATTCTGTTAATAAGCCAAGAGACATCTATTTCAATCTCAACACCCTCTCTGGCACGCTTCTATGACGCTCCCTATTCGTAACGTCGCAATCATTGCCCACGTCGATCACGGCAAAACAACCCTCGTTGATGCCCTCCTCCGGCAATCTGGCATCTTCCGCGAAGGCGAAGACGTTCCTGATTGCGTCATGGATTCCAATGCCCTAGAGCGGGAGCGAGGCATCACAATTCTGGCGAAAAATACCGCCGTCAGATATAAAGAAACCCTGATCAATATTATTGATACCCCCGGACACGCCGATTTTGGTGGTGAAGTCGAGCGGGTGTTAGGCATGGTTGATGGCTGCATCTTGATTGTAGATGCCAATGAAGGCCCCATGCCCCAAACGCGATTTGTGCTGAAAAAAGCTTTAGAAAAGGGACTGCGCCCCATCGTTGTCGTTAATAAAATCGACCGTCCTCAAGCCGATCCCCACGGCTCAATTGATAAAGTCTTGGATCTGTTTTTGGAATTGGGTGCCGATGACGATCAGTGCGATTTCCCTTATCTGTTTGCCTCCGGTATCAATGGTTATGCCAAAAATGACCTGGAATCCGACAACATGGATATGCAGCCCATGTTTGAGGCAATTCTGCACCACGTCGCGCCACCTGTAGGCGATCCGAATAAGCCTCTACAACTGCAAGTGACAACCCTGGATTATTCTGAATATCTGGGTCGGATTGTGATTGGAAAAATCCATAACGGCACAATCCGGATGGGGCAACAAGTGGCTTTGGTGACGGAAACCAGCGCCATTGTGAAAGGTAAAATCTCCAAGTTGATGGGTTTTGAAGGCTTAAAGCGAATTGATTTGGAAGAAGCCTCCGCGGGAAATATTGTGGCGGTGGCTGGTTTTGCCGATGCAAATATTGGCGAGACAATTACTTGTCCGAACGAACCGCAAGCTTTGCCGCTGATTAAGGTAGATGAGCCTACCTTGCAAATGACCTTCTCGGTGAACGATTCGCCCTTTGCCGGACAGGAAGGGACGATGGTGACATCGCGGCAAGTACGCGATCGCCTGTTCCGCGAACTTGAAACGAACGTCGCCCTGCGGATTGAAGATACCGACTCTCCCGATAAATTACTCGTTTCCGGTCGAGGCGAACTTCACCTCGGCATCTTGATTGAAACCATGCGTCGGGAAGGCTATGAATTTCAAGTTTCCCAGCCGCAAGTGATTTTCCGCGAAGTCAGCGGTCAACCCTGCGAACCTTACGAATGTTTGGTGCTGGATGTCCCGCAAGAAGCGAGTGGTGGCTGTATCGAACGTTTGGGGCAGCGCAAGGGCGAAATGCAAGATATGCAGATGAGTGCCACGGGTCGCACTCAACTAGAATTTGTGATTCCCGCCCGTGGTTTAATCGGCTTCCGGGGTGAATTCATGCGCCTCACCCGTGGCGAAGGGATTATGAACCACAGCTTCCTAGACTATCGCCCCATCACCAGCGATATGGAAACTCGCCGCAACGGTGTCTTAATTTCATTTGAAGAAGGCGTTGCTACCTTCTACGCGATGAAGAATGCTGAGGATCGGGGTGCATTCTTTATCACTCCGGGCACCAAAGTTTACAAAGGCATGATTGTCGGGGAACACAACCGCTCTCAAGATTTGGAACTTAATGTCTGCAAGGCGAAGCAGCTGACGAACCACCGTGCTTCTGGCGGTGATGAATTAGTGCAGTTGCAAGCGCC encodes:
- the typA gene encoding translational GTPase TypA, whose amino-acid sequence is MTLPIRNVAIIAHVDHGKTTLVDALLRQSGIFREGEDVPDCVMDSNALERERGITILAKNTAVRYKETLINIIDTPGHADFGGEVERVLGMVDGCILIVDANEGPMPQTRFVLKKALEKGLRPIVVVNKIDRPQADPHGSIDKVLDLFLELGADDDQCDFPYLFASGINGYAKNDLESDNMDMQPMFEAILHHVAPPVGDPNKPLQLQVTTLDYSEYLGRIVIGKIHNGTIRMGQQVALVTETSAIVKGKISKLMGFEGLKRIDLEEASAGNIVAVAGFADANIGETITCPNEPQALPLIKVDEPTLQMTFSVNDSPFAGQEGTMVTSRQVRDRLFRELETNVALRIEDTDSPDKLLVSGRGELHLGILIETMRREGYEFQVSQPQVIFREVSGQPCEPYECLVLDVPQEASGGCIERLGQRKGEMQDMQMSATGRTQLEFVIPARGLIGFRGEFMRLTRGEGIMNHSFLDYRPITSDMETRRNGVLISFEEGVATFYAMKNAEDRGAFFITPGTKVYKGMIVGEHNRSQDLELNVCKAKQLTNHRASGGDELVQLQAPIDMSLERALEYIGSDELVEVTPKSIRLRKVTKKLAKR